CTTTCCTGACGGGCGGCGATGCCCTGCCGGATGTTCTGGCGTTTGATTTTCGCGTCCAGTTCGGCGAAGACGCCCAGCATCTGGAACAACGCCCGCTGGTAGGGATCTTCATCTTCCTCGTCGGGCCGCAAGACCATTCGTTCGGACACGATATGCACGGCGACACCGGCCTCACGTAGCCGTTGTACGGTTCGTTCAAGATCAGAGATACTGCGGGCCACGCGAGACACTTCATGCACGACGACGGCGTCGAGGCGGCCGTCCTCGGCGTCAGAAATCAATTCCTGGTAGCCCGACCGTTCGACATCAGTCCCGGTAGACTTGTCGCGATACACTTCGATGGCGGGGGGTTCGACACCGAGTTCGTCGACTGCGTAGTCGTGGGTGGCTTGGAGTTGCCGGTTGAGGTTTTGGTCGGTCGTCGAGACACGAACGTAGGTAGCGACGGCCATGTATTCTCCCATACCCGGTCTATGTTTAAAGAATTGCATTAACTCCCATCTGGGAGAGGACTACAGTTCTGTCCCATAATCAATCCAACCAGTTTCAAGTTCGTCGAGGCGCTTCGTTTCTGTCGTCGGATCCACGAACTGTATTCTTGACCGTCCCCAAAGATAATTTATCAGGAAGAGAGGATATACAGTATGTATGAGATTGACTCGGTATATGATAAGATCGGTGCTGACCGTCCTGAAAAATTGGCCGGTGGGATGGCTGTGTGGACGTTGATTGATCGGATAGATACGTCCGATATCCTACACTGTCTGAATCCCGCGACAAACGATTCCCGAGGCCTACGCATACATCCAGCCGGATACCCCGATACAATCAACGACCACTCGATATATTCTGAATCGGGTGGTCTGAATCAAGAAGTCTCAGATATTCCGGTCCGAGTGATACTCAAAGACGATCACGGAGGACATCTTGAAGGGTGGATACGAACGTGGACGACTAACCCCAAGGAACTGCGAGAGAACTCACTGTTCCAAGATCACACACGAGAAGAGGAAATCGAGTGGGACGGCACAAAGCAGACCATCTCTCCTGAACGAATCAAACAACGCAGTAGTATATTCAATGAAGACGATGTTCGCGGTTCGCGGAATGATTTAATCAAATAGCTCTAAAGTAAACGTCCATACCCTAAGAGGCTATTACGATTAGTCTAGGAACCGTAACTACGCTACCCTATCAAGAGCCACTAATCCCGTATTGTACGGTATAGGCCCTGATAGACGGATAATCTATTACGACTTTTCGGATAAGTCGTAATACGAGTTTCGTAGGGAATTGACCACTCAGCGAATATTTCATTACACTGTGCACGCCACACGGCACATTTTTGTACGATGAGAAGCTATTACTGTTCAGTAACAAGCGTAAGAGGCCTGCTTCATGTGGAGTACTTCGAGTTATCCACAGACAGACCCTCTAAAAAAGGAACTCAGCAATGGCAAAATTCCAGCCGAAACCCGAGCCAGAAGAGCGAGACGAGCCAGTAGCGGCTGTTCTTGCTGAGATGACTGGTCGCCCTCAATCTGATTTCGAGCTTGACGGTGAATACGACTATCCGGATTTAGATGAGCTCGAATCCGTGCCGGAAGACGAGTGGTAGTTACGACCGGAAAAGACCGTCCGAAATATCATTCCGCTTCTCGTAGTTGATTAGAAGCTTCTCTGCTCGGCTCAAAAGATAGTTTTCACAGAAGGTCGGACAATCTCCGAGTAGGACTGGTCCGAACCCACGCCGCACGTCGTATTTCGAGCCATCTGGATTGAGTAAATCTAGATGCAACCCCTCTTCCGTCACGTCATGACCATCTGGCGCCTGTGGGTTATGATCAAATCTCGCAATGGCACACCAACTGTCTGGGCCTGTGTCAACCAGTTGGTGATTGTATTCAAGCTGTATCAAAAACTCTGAAACTTCTCCATCTGATGTGACAAGATGAAAACGCAGTCGGAGGTGTGACAGGCCAGCCGACTTGATATAGTCCTTTTCAGCCACTGTTATCAAATCCATTGCCCTGAGGGGCCTAAAGGTTCCCGCACGCGCGTGCGTGCGCTAATCAGCGGTATTGGCGATCTATTTCGACGTCAACGATCTATTCCAACGCTTTATTCGGAAAGCCGTTACTGTGCGAACGTCGGGGTTTACTCCAAACTACGACGTTCGCCGGACTCCGTGACACATCTCGAAGAATGAATATATTACAGTACGTCAGACAAAGCCACAAAATATTAGCGGTAGTATGTTTCGCTGCAATTGGAGCATATTATTGGTGGTGCTGAAATGTCTATATGTGAGTCGTCTTCTGGTCCTACAGTACTATGACCACTGTCTGGTTCTATAGTATCGATGTGCGCTTTGTCGTTTGGGTCGATTTGCTTATGATTTGGTCTTGAGTTTTCTTGACCACATTCGGGACATACTGGCATATACGCTATTTCATCCCCGACACATTTCATACCCAGTCGTCGTCAAACGGCATATTGGACAAGTCGTCAATTGACTCAAAGACTAAATGGACTGCCGTAATTCTACCAGACGGCGACAAGATACCGATGGCCGGAGAACGCGTGCAGGCTACCGAAGCGACGAACGAGACGGAGACTGACAACGAGGTGGATGAGGATCCGGAACTGGTCCCGTCCGCACAGCAGTTGCGCGACCACCAGCCCGACGCCTACACGACGGGATATGATCCGTTCGGAGAGACACGGATTGGGGTCGGGACGGCGAACGGGAACATCGAGCGACTCATCCGACTGAACGAGGGTCGTCACCACAGCGACGGCGATCACAGCACTCGCGAGGCCGCACGCGATAAGAAACGCATCACTGGATCACTCTGTTCGACCCTCGACGTTCCTACCTACCAGCAACGGCGGGCCGTCGCTGCGATGAGCCAGATGAACCTCGACCGTTTCGGGCAGCAAAAACGGATCGAGAAGGTTGCCCTCTGTACGATCGGGATTGTCGTCAATCGTGAGCGGAGACGTTACTTTTTGCAAGGAAATGACCCGACAGAGGTGGATCTATCGGAGGCGAGCCAGCAGGATTTTCCGGATCGCTTCAGCCAAAATTCGGATTTCAACGATCTCTGCACCCTGCATGGCGTCTCCGATGATGATCATTACAGCGTGACCCAACTCGTCAAAGCGGAACTCAAACGAATCGGATACTTCGAGCGGGAGAACCAGCCACTGCAGTAGGCTGCCTGTTGATCTTTGCCGGTAGAGCATCTCTGACGATCATACGCAGTCTTTTAAGTACTTCTTGCGACAATATGCGTAATTGAGGCGGTTCGGTCAGTGAGGTTCCCCGAATGGGGAAGCCGCTGGCCGGCCCTTATCGCGGCCGAATTTGGCCACCTCGAAGTCATAAGACTTCAACAAGACTGTCCATTTCGAGCTTTGGCTCTCGGGAAACAGTACGCTCGCGCGAAGGAAGCCCTTAGCAGGGTTTCCAGCGAGGGCTCATCCTCCGAAGTCTTTCATCGAGGGGTCACCAACTGTCCGCAGACCGTTCTTATGAACACGCGCGCTAATTCCCGCGCGATGTATTCGAAGTCTTCGACAGTCGGTACTCAGCACTGTCCTCATTGTGAAGAGTTGTGACTGACTCGACGACCAGTAGTCGTCGATAGCGGCTGTTCTCTCGGAATTTGCGTCCCACGCCCAGTGGCGACGCTGTCCAGCGATGCCGCGATATCTGGCTGAGTACCGCCGTCGGCAGACAGGGAATCAACACTGTACAATGTTCGATCACTACACGCACGACGAGTCATACGTCCCGCCCATCAACCGCCCACACGCACCTGAGATGTGGGAAGCACGCACGCCCGCAGAGATCTCTCTCGAAGAGGGATGGAAGGCGGCGATCCCCGTTCGTGCCCCCGAGTGCAACGCACGGTTCACGCGTCTGTACCCGCCCTACAACGTGCTGTTCGTCGTCCGAGGTGGTCTGCTTCGGACGGAGCTCATCAACGACGGCCGCATCGACACGGAAGGACTCTCGGTCTGTTCGGCATGCGACGAACTCTACGACCCGCTCCGAGCGAGCAGGACCTGTCCCTGGTGCGATGCCGTGCTCCCCGACCAGCGGACAACGGGCGGAGTGACGCTGTCCTCGGGAGGTGGGCAGCGATGAGCGGGCCGCCGTTCATGAAGCTGGGTGACCTCGATGGGACGCACGGCTGGGTCAGGACGAAAGGATTCGTCAACTGGATCGAAGACGTTGCCTCACACCAACCGTATCAGCGTGTGGCGCTCGGCGACGATACGGTATCGGAGCCGGTCATCTGCACAGTTTGGACCGAGGATGTCGAGCTTGAGGAGGGTGTCGGCTACTACCTCGGCGGCGTCGACGACACCTACGAGAAGCGCGAGGAAATCCAGCTCAAGCTCTACGAGAAGTCCTGGGCGGACGAGTTCTGGCGGCGAGAGTGAGCGACCAACAGAAACCACACATCATGCATCACAACAACACGGACGCGAACGGCTGGGGATACCGAAGCGGAGACGGACACATCATCGGTGAGTCGATGCCAGGGACGTTTGGGGATGCCGAGCGCACGCTGCATGACCGACAGGGGCAGACACCTGTCGTGGATGAGGATATTGGGGTTCCGGCGACTGAAACAGAGGACGGGAATGAATCGGTCGATACCGGCGATGTCGAGATTGATGATCTCGTGAAGCGGCTGCGGGAGTGACGCGCGTGTAGCTCCTAGCAGTTGCTGGGGGTTCAAGAGAGCAGACAATGTGAGCGATTCACAGAAGAGACTGATTTGAAATATATTATACAATTCGCAGTAATATTCTTGTTAGCGTCCTCTAACCCCAATCATATACGGGCTAATGTGAGTGTTCTATGAGAATATAAACCTCAATCGTTCACTGTGATTGAAGACCGGTGATTTTTTAATACCTCGCTCATACATATATAATATGGCGAGTTACCTGCCAACCCTCGCGGCGCTCTTGGCCATCCAAGTACAGACATGTGTTCCAAGCCGGCGCGCTCCTCCGGAACCTCACGAGCCGGTTCGTGACCCAAGTGGTCCGGACCGAGATAATGGAGATGAACCTGTGTCTGCGCGTGAAGCTCTCCTCTCGTACGTCGGGACTCGGGGCCGCGATTTCCAAGGCCGCGAACTGCACGATGTCTTCATCACTGCACCACAGCTTGCGGAAATCGTCGGTTACAGCGAAGCGACGGCACGACGCCGTTTGAACTACTTCGAGGAACAGGGCGTTGTTAAGTCCAACCACGAGGCTAACGTTCGGTTTTGGGAGCTGACAGAGGACTTCAGTGCTTTGGAAGACGACATGATTCGGGATGAAGAGATGGTGACTGAAACGGCACAGCGGCTGATGGAGCTCGCAGAGGACGCATAGGGCTAGGGCCTGTTACATGACCTACATCATCGACTACAACAACGACGCAGCGGACGTGTACTCGGGTATCGACCGCAACAGGAAGGATATCGTCGTCAACAAACTCTACGACATCGCGACAAACGAGTTCCGTCAGCCATGGGAGTGGGATTACAAGGAAGTTCACACACGCGCTGCTGATGGCCGGCTACGAGTGGGGGATGACCTTCGGGTTTTCATGTCCGTTGATCAAGACGCCGAAGTCCTTCGCGTTAGCGACGTTGGACATCGAGAGAATCTCTACTAACCACATAACGTCTTATTGGACAAGTCATTACGACACTGGAGTAGACTCGAATCCATCGCAATCTCCAATAGATTGAATTGTTTGGGGTGAAAATCTTCAAACGCCCTCGAGGATATGAGGCGTTTCCCGAGGGAAGCAATCAGCGTATGAAAGGAAACAACCGCGATGCGGCCTCGTGGGTACTGCCCACTGATCGCCGCAAGTAGTTGACCAACGTACGCTGGTGCACCTACGTTAGCCGGCGGCCACGTCGGTAGCAAAGGTGCTCCTACCATGCTTACTCTTGCATCAAATGAGTAGGACCGACGGTGACCCGTCGGGTAGTTCTAACCCTGGTTGAGAAACATCCCGAGTGCCAAGAGTATTAGTCCTGGACCCAGCGGATGGCCCCCTAGAGTTAGGACAGTTCCTGCCCCCATCGTGCTGACGGGAGCTGCAACGTCGCTGGTACTCCTACTCATGCTTACTCTGACGGACAGCCGTTCTCGTTCGGTACTAACCTGCCGCCGCTCGGGATATCCACTGCGCCGCGGAAAACGGTTTGCCTACCCGCCATTTCGTCGCCTTCCCGGTCTCCTCAATCAAAATTGAATATCATCGCACAGTTTCTGTTCGCGGTCGTCGGCCTCGCGAAGCCGTACGCGCCCAGTGCCGAGGTCCTGGTCAGCGTGCAACTCGTGTTGGCCGTCAGCTTGTCGACCGTCTCGACCGGGGCGTGGATGGTGCGATGAATAGCCTTAACCAACATGCCGGCACAGATCCCGCCTATGTTGGTTAAGTAGCGCCGACGCTACTCGTACCGACCAATCCGGTTGATAGTTTGAGAGTCTAGGAGCGATGGTGGGTTCAAGCGTGTGGAAGCGGTGAGGACTTTTACTGTCGAAAATGGCGAACCGGGCAGTATCAGGTGTCGAGAGTGAGCACGATATCCGCATCCCACAAAAGTGTGTACTGGCTATAGTGTCCCTTCCCTTCTCCGGTCCCTCGACGACTCCCTGCGACTTCCAAGAAGCACAGCTCGTTGAGTAATTGCCGAGTTCGCTCGGATGAAAGAGGATCAGCCCCACTCTGGTTGCACACCTCAAGATACGTCTCACGTACTTGCACCGTCCGGAACCATTCTCGCTCGGGGTGGTTCTTGGTGAGGTTCGCCAGCGCGACTAACACATGTTTGCTGTGGGGTGGGAGTCCCGATATGAGTTCAAGCAGTCGGTCAACTTCTGCTGAAGCCCGTGCATCGTTGAGGTGGGACTCTTTCACCCGATCAGCGTTCTCCTTGTTCGCTTGATCCCCAGCATACCGAAGAAGGCGCATAGCCTTTCGTGCATCTCCGTGTTCCTTCGCACTCAGTGCCGCAGCACGGGGAATTACGCCGTCATCAAGAACGCCATCAGCGAATGCATCAGTCCGATTTTCGAGAATCTCTCGAATCTGATCCGCGTCGTAGGGTTCGAAGATGAACTCGTTATGCCCGAACGAACTCTTTGTCCGTTCGCTCATCTTGTCCCGGTAGTTGATTTTGTTCGACACCGCGATTACCCCAATCGGAACATCAACACTCCCATCTTCTCCCGCTCGAGAAAGCGCCATTAGCAGATCGTCGTTATTGAGCTTGTCAACTTCATCCAGTACGATGATTGCAGCATCATAAAACTCGTTCAGGACCGACCAGACCCGCTCAAAATACTCATTTTCGGAGATTCCCCGCGCCGGGAACTTCGTCCCACTTTCTGGTGGATTAATTTCGCGACCGTACTTGCTTAGAGCGTCGGAGTTTCCCTTTGCCTGCTGGCAGTTGACGTATCCAGTAGCAAGTCTCACACCTCGGTTTTCAGCCTCTTCCTTAGCAATCTTAGAGACGTGCTTTGCGACAAGGGATTTTCCACATCCCGTTTTGCCGTAGATAATGATAGAGTTTGGCGGCTCACCGACAACAATGGGCCCGATTTCTCCAGCAACCTTCTCAATTTGCTCGTCACGACCAACGATTCGTTTCTCACTCGGAACATAGTCGATTTGAAGGATTTCTCGTTGCTCAAAGATCCCTCCACCTTTCTTAGTAACAGTATCAAAGACGCTATGAACAGTCTCTGATCCATCTTCACTATCCATTATCGATCAAGACAGCAGTCATCAAAATAAACTTTTGGGACCGAGTTATGAGTAATAACCACAGTATAGAGATTGTATTGCCCTATGAGCCGCATATTCTCTTACTCAAAATTTGGTCAGGGCACACCAGATTTTGAGTAAGGAGTCGTAGGACACACACCTAGTTTGGAGTAAGAAGATTAGACAAAGTGCGGCTAAGGATAACAGTTTCTAGAGCTGCTCTGATGTATCTATTAGTTCAACAAAAACTACTACACTACTTACTAGAATAACTAGACTAGAGAGACACACCTAGTTTGGAGTAAGAACTACCACTCAAAACTCGTTAAGCGTCCTCATAACCCGCATATTCTCAATCTCTTACTCAAAATCTGGTGTGTGTGTATTCTACAAATCATTCTTAAATTGACTAGTCATCAGATGACAGCAGGGTTTCATACACTTCGCTCGAAAAACTGAGACGGACAAGCTGCTGCTACTCCCCGTTGACCGCATCCAATGCCTCGGCAGAGAGATACTCTTCCGGGACAGCTAACGTTGACCAGACCGGAAACTTGGCGTTCTGTATCGCTTCAATTCCTTGTCCAGCGAACACACTGAGGTCGTATCCCACCGTAGTATCCATGCAAAGATGCATACAGTCTTTTTCTTGGTCAACGGGCACTGTATAGTAGCATTCACTGGGTTCAGTCACGGTCCCCGTTACAAAGTACTGATCTTCGGGGAGGGGTTCAACAAGTCTCGTTTGGAACTGGTCAGCGGTCCAGACGTAGTTGACTGGCTTCATCGAATATCATCTCCAGCAGGCTTGAACTGGATCCTCCGTGGGCCACACCCAGACATTTTCACAACGAATTCGACCCCAGCAATGTCCTCCAATTCCTGTTCAAACATCCCACTGAGTCGTGTATCATACTCTTGGATTCCATCCTGAATCACGATCTGCTGGTCATGGCCGGGATATTCGATGTCCAAAAACCCTGTTTCACCGACGAGATCTGGTGGTGCTCTGGGCCCAGATTCCGTTACAGGTACTTCTTGTAGAGGTAACCCAGTGATTTCCACATCCCGTATTGTGCCAATCGAGGAACGATCAGGGTCGCTTCGAGGGATGAGTTCAATTGTGTCCGTATCTATGCGAGCAAGGATGAGTTCTTGATCCAATTCCGGACAGTCAACGAGTGTGGCCGTAGAGAACTCATCGCTGATGATCGTTGCCGATGTCGATTGGGGAGGAGACTCATCAGACGGTTGCCACGTGAGTTCTACCGTCGTGTCGGGGAGCAGTACGTCTAGTAATCGTTGCAAAGATTGTGCGTGAATTGCGGCCTCAGAAGTCTTCTTATTTGTACTCATGCTAGTATAAGATCATCTCCTGAAAGCCACGGGATAGATTGACGTCTTCGAACACTCCCTCAGTCAAATCCTCCTTCGAGATATTAATCATATGTTGACTCGAGCACAGTCAAAACTGGTTCTGAGCAGACGGGTCATGAGTGGCCGTTGTGGGCCCGATACATACTGTAACATTTCGGTTCCGTGACTGTCAATCACTCCACCGTGATACTTAAAACTTCACGAAATCGTGATTCTAGATTACAATAACGTGATTAAAAATTGATAAGTTACGGGCAAGCGACGGCTTACGAGACACCTGATGAAAGAGCGACCAGAGTGGATGTCGAATACTGATGTTCTCCTTCTCGTAGCGCTAGATTCCTCAGAGTTACTCCCAGTCCAGTCACCATCCATTCTCGGCTATAATCTCGGCATGTCACGTGAACACGCCTCTCGACGGCTAGCCACTCTCAGCGACCACGGGTACGTCGAGAAAATCGAGGACGGCAAATACAGCGTGAGCGAGCGTGGCAAGTCATTTTTGTCCGAGATTCCAGAGCCGAACGAGTGATTTCCACATTCCGATATGCACCGATCGAGTTACGGTTAGGATCGCTTCGAGGAACGAGTTCAGTTGCGTATCTTTGCGTTAAGGAAGAGATCGACGCTCTCGATCAGCCCACAGCTGCCAGCGAAGTCTGTGTGGTCTCTGGACTGGGATCTTTGCCGAGTAAGAGTGACCGTGTGGATTGGACGAGCCCAGGCTGTTCGCTACCATCGTCGGATGGTTCTATA
This DNA window, taken from Haloarcula laminariae, encodes the following:
- a CDS encoding DeoR family transcriptional regulator; translated protein: MSAREALLSYVGTRGRDFQGRELHDVFITAPQLAEIVGYSEATARRRLNYFEEQGVVKSNHEANVRFWELTEDFSALEDDMIRDEEMVTETAQRLMELAEDA
- a CDS encoding DNA-directed RNA polymerase subunit epsilon, coding for MAGERVQATEATNETETDNEVDEDPELVPSAQQLRDHQPDAYTTGYDPFGETRIGVGTANGNIERLIRLNEGRHHSDGDHSTREAARDKKRITGSLCSTLDVPTYQQRRAVAAMSQMNLDRFGQQKRIEKVALCTIGIVVNRERRRYFLQGNDPTEVDLSEASQQDFPDRFSQNSDFNDLCTLHGVSDDDHYSVTQLVKAELKRIGYFERENQPLQ
- a CDS encoding recombinase family protein gives rise to the protein MGEYMAVATYVRVSTTDQNLNRQLQATHDYAVDELGVEPPAIEVYRDKSTGTDVERSGYQELISDAEDGRLDAVVVHEVSRVARSISDLERTVQRLREAGVAVHIVSERMVLRPDEEDEDPYQRALFQMLGVFAELDAKIKRQNIRQGIAARQESDEYNHGPAPIGFEKDNGELAEAGDYHRVCEILERVARDEMSQREAAKELACARKTVRTAVRDRPELYGIA
- a CDS encoding DUF7718 family protein; the protein is MDLITVAEKDYIKSAGLSHLRLRFHLVTSDGEVSEFLIQLEYNHQLVDTGPDSWCAIARFDHNPQAPDGHDVTEEGLHLDLLNPDGSKYDVRRGFGPVLLGDCPTFCENYLLSRAEKLLINYEKRNDISDGLFRS
- a CDS encoding transcriptional regulator, with the translated sequence MKERPEWMSNTDVLLLVALDSSELLPVQSPSILGYNLGMSREHASRRLATLSDHGYVEKIEDGKYSVSERGKSFLSEIPEPNE
- a CDS encoding type II toxin-antitoxin system RelE family toxin encodes the protein MTYIIDYNNDAADVYSGIDRNRKDIVVNKLYDIATNEFRQPWEWDYKEVHTRAADGRLRVGDDLRVFMSVDQDAEVLRVSDVGHRENLY
- a CDS encoding orc1/cdc6 family replication initiation protein; translated protein: MDSEDGSETVHSVFDTVTKKGGGIFEQREILQIDYVPSEKRIVGRDEQIEKVAGEIGPIVVGEPPNSIIIYGKTGCGKSLVAKHVSKIAKEEAENRGVRLATGYVNCQQAKGNSDALSKYGREINPPESGTKFPARGISENEYFERVWSVLNEFYDAAIIVLDEVDKLNNDDLLMALSRAGEDGSVDVPIGVIAVSNKINYRDKMSERTKSSFGHNEFIFEPYDADQIREILENRTDAFADGVLDDGVIPRAAALSAKEHGDARKAMRLLRYAGDQANKENADRVKESHLNDARASAEVDRLLELISGLPPHSKHVLVALANLTKNHPEREWFRTVQVRETYLEVCNQSGADPLSSERTRQLLNELCFLEVAGSRRGTGEGKGHYSQYTLLWDADIVLTLDT